A region from the uncultured Macellibacteroides sp. genome encodes:
- the thiL gene encoding thiamine-phosphate kinase, with amino-acid sequence MSKRTEIATLGEFGLIDHLTNKIELKNESSTKGVGDDAAVLEYKEKQVLVTTDLLLEGIHFDLMYCPLKHLGYKAAVVNFSDIYAMNGTPKQITVSLGISKRFSVEDLEAFYEGLQLACEVYGVDIIGGDTSASLTGMAISITCIGEGEKEKIVYRSGAKETDLICVSGDLGAAYMGLQLLEREKQLFKGEKEFTPDFSGKEYTLERQLKPEARKDVVEQLAAAGIVPTSMIDISDGLSSELLHISKQSNTGCRIYEERIPIDYQTASMAEQFNMNLVTAALNGGEDYELLFTVPLILHDKVSAMKGIKVIGHVTNASLGNYMVARDGSEIELIAQGWNSIKE; translated from the coding sequence ATGAGTAAAAGAACAGAAATTGCGACATTGGGCGAATTTGGTCTTATCGACCACCTTACGAACAAAATAGAACTTAAAAACGAAAGCAGCACAAAAGGTGTAGGCGACGATGCAGCCGTACTTGAATATAAAGAAAAACAGGTACTGGTAACTACCGATTTACTGCTCGAAGGAATTCATTTTGATCTCATGTATTGTCCGCTTAAGCATTTGGGTTATAAGGCAGCTGTTGTAAATTTCTCGGATATATATGCAATGAATGGAACACCCAAACAGATAACTGTATCTTTAGGTATTTCCAAACGCTTCAGTGTAGAAGACCTCGAAGCTTTTTACGAAGGACTACAGCTTGCCTGCGAGGTATATGGAGTTGATATTATCGGAGGAGATACTTCGGCATCGCTTACCGGAATGGCAATCAGCATTACTTGTATTGGTGAAGGCGAAAAAGAAAAGATAGTGTACCGCAGTGGAGCCAAAGAAACAGACCTTATTTGTGTGTCGGGCGATTTAGGCGCAGCCTATATGGGCCTTCAACTCCTGGAAAGAGAAAAGCAACTCTTTAAAGGAGAAAAAGAATTTACGCCTGATTTTTCAGGAAAAGAATATACGCTGGAACGTCAACTTAAACCGGAAGCCAGAAAAGATGTAGTCGAACAACTTGCCGCAGCAGGTATTGTCCCAACGTCAATGATCGATATATCTGACGGTTTATCCTCCGAATTGCTTCATATATCCAAACAAAGCAATACCGGATGCCGCATCTACGAAGAACGCATTCCCATTGATTATCAGACGGCATCAATGGCAGAACAGTTTAATATGAACCTGGTAACCGCCGCTCTAAACGGAGGCGAAGACTACGAACTCCTCTTTACCGTACCTCTTATACTTCATGATAAGGTTTCGGCAATGAAAGGCATCAAAGTAATCGGTCATGTTACCAACGCTTCGTTAGGCAACTACATGGTAGCCCGCGACGGAAGTGAAATAGAATTGATAGCCCAAGGCTGGAACTCGATTAAAGAGTAA
- a CDS encoding ATP-binding protein — MKFYNRTSELAELQRIQNLSFADHSRLTVVTGRRRIGKTSLIMKSIEDLPTVYLFVGRKSEATLCSEFIPVISQSLDTFVPAEIRTFRSLFQYLMELASHKSFNLVIDEFQEFYNINESVYSDMQNIWDTYRKKSKMNLIVSGSVYSLMQKIFQNKKEPLFGRADNIIKLSAFDLTTLKEIMRDYNPNYTNDDLLALYSFTGGVPKYVELFCDNITLSVDEMISFMVRENSPFTDEGKNLLIEEFGKNYATYFSILSAISGGINAQPEIEAALGDKSIGGQIKRLIEDYNIIVRQRPILAKEGSQAVRFEIQDNFIRFWFNYFDRHRSLIEIKNFVGLQAIIKSDYPTYSGIILERYFKQQFAESFQYRAIGSWWEPKGNQNEIDIVALKLEKNKAVVAEVKRQKKNFKPELLAAKVEHLKKKLLPKYQIEKICLSLEEM, encoded by the coding sequence ATGAAGTTTTATAATCGAACAAGCGAGTTAGCAGAACTGCAACGGATACAAAATTTATCGTTTGCAGACCATTCTCGTCTTACAGTGGTAACTGGAAGACGGAGAATCGGTAAAACAAGCCTTATAATGAAGTCGATTGAAGATTTACCGACTGTCTATTTGTTTGTAGGTCGTAAAAGCGAAGCAACACTTTGTTCGGAATTTATCCCGGTTATCAGTCAATCGCTCGATACATTTGTGCCTGCTGAAATCCGTACATTTCGGTCGTTATTTCAATATTTAATGGAGTTGGCTTCCCACAAATCGTTCAATCTTGTTATTGATGAATTTCAGGAGTTCTACAACATCAATGAATCTGTATATAGCGATATGCAAAACATTTGGGATACCTACCGAAAGAAATCTAAAATGAATTTGATTGTGTCGGGTTCTGTTTATTCGTTAATGCAGAAAATATTCCAGAATAAAAAAGAGCCTCTATTTGGCAGAGCGGATAATATCATCAAGTTATCCGCATTTGATTTGACCACGCTGAAAGAAATTATGCGTGATTACAATCCCAATTATACAAATGATGATTTACTAGCTCTCTACTCCTTTACAGGTGGAGTTCCTAAGTATGTTGAGCTATTCTGTGATAACATTACATTGAGTGTAGATGAAATGATTTCTTTCATGGTCCGGGAAAACTCCCCCTTTACCGATGAAGGAAAGAATCTGCTAATAGAAGAGTTTGGGAAAAACTATGCGACCTATTTCTCTATCCTAAGTGCCATTTCAGGTGGAATCAACGCACAACCCGAAATAGAAGCCGCATTGGGCGATAAAAGCATAGGTGGACAAATCAAACGATTGATTGAAGATTACAACATCATTGTCCGCCAACGCCCTATATTGGCAAAAGAAGGAAGTCAAGCCGTACGTTTCGAAATACAAGATAATTTTATTCGATTTTGGTTTAACTATTTCGACCGCCATCGCTCGTTAATAGAGATAAAGAATTTTGTTGGCTTACAAGCTATTATTAAATCCGACTACCCAACTTATTCAGGTATTATACTGGAAAGATATTTCAAACAGCAATTTGCCGAAAGTTTCCAATACCGTGCTATTGGTTCGTGGTGGGAGCCGAAAGGCAATCAAAATGAAATTGATATTGTTGCCTTGAAATTGGAGAAAAATAAAGCAGTAGTCGCCGAAGTAAAACGGCAAAAGAAGAATTTCAAACCTGAACTGTTGGCTGCAAAAGTGGAGCATCTTAAGAAAAAGTTGCTGCCTAAGTATCAGATTGAGAAGATTTGTTTGTCGCTAGAAGAAATGTAG
- a CDS encoding IS66 family transposase: MNSKRMIELLEDQLKLFSEREKIHLEQLIRQSAQIERLSVQVGSLTDTVRSLEESLLQKNGDMEKLSGKNRGMSKLLSNKSEKRVPDAAKEEPAEIAPPVSPKDRGNNNAKRKEHFSLETIVEHVYPDDPAFDKDKARVIGSVDSIMYTYSKARFTKTIYRQYNCVQQEKVYSGKAPRPPLQNSNYDASFIAGMLQLRYVYSMPVERIVKYFTENGFELNKATAHGLIKKSAGLMDRLDDALHTAILEDDYLCMDESYHTILTKEKNKNGKGVRKGYIWAALANTKKLVQYFYENGSRSREVLTNYIGNHYKGAIQCDGLINYKILETDTYPDVIRLACFQHCKRQFLDIENDKEAIGIVNIINRLYQAEHKIEAKWKPDKILKYRQKYAPPILAELKNKLLEIQSNPSTLPKSPLSKATNYTLNEYDSLCNYIVSPDYALDNNAVERCMRSISLSRKNSLFCGSHQGAKRTALLYSLAISCKLHRINTFEYFTDILSRLAYISPTAPDQIYRDLLPDKWTKL, encoded by the coding sequence ATGAATAGCAAACGGATGATTGAATTACTGGAAGACCAGCTGAAGCTTTTTTCTGAAAGAGAAAAGATCCATTTGGAACAACTCATCCGGCAATCTGCACAAATAGAAAGACTCTCTGTGCAGGTTGGTAGCTTAACCGATACAGTCCGTTCGCTGGAAGAAAGTCTGCTTCAGAAGAACGGGGACATGGAGAAGCTTAGCGGGAAAAACCGGGGAATGAGCAAGCTTCTCTCCAATAAATCAGAAAAGCGTGTGCCCGATGCCGCAAAAGAAGAACCGGCAGAAATAGCTCCCCCTGTTTCACCCAAGGACCGTGGAAACAACAATGCCAAACGGAAAGAACACTTCTCTCTGGAAACCATTGTCGAGCATGTATATCCCGATGATCCTGCCTTTGATAAAGATAAGGCCAGGGTCATAGGATCAGTGGACTCCATTATGTACACTTACAGCAAAGCCAGGTTTACAAAAACTATATACAGACAGTACAATTGTGTACAGCAGGAAAAGGTTTACTCGGGCAAGGCCCCCAGACCTCCGCTGCAGAACTCAAACTACGATGCCTCTTTTATCGCCGGCATGCTGCAACTGAGATACGTTTACTCCATGCCTGTGGAGCGGATTGTCAAGTATTTTACAGAGAACGGCTTTGAATTAAACAAAGCTACCGCTCACGGACTGATTAAGAAGTCCGCCGGATTAATGGACCGTCTGGATGATGCTCTTCATACAGCTATCCTTGAGGATGACTATCTTTGTATGGATGAAAGCTACCATACCATCCTTACCAAAGAGAAAAATAAGAATGGTAAGGGCGTACGCAAAGGGTATATATGGGCAGCACTGGCCAATACAAAGAAATTAGTCCAGTACTTTTATGAAAACGGCTCCCGATCCCGGGAGGTTCTCACCAACTATATAGGCAATCACTACAAAGGAGCCATCCAGTGTGACGGACTGATCAACTATAAAATACTTGAGACCGATACCTATCCTGACGTAATCCGGCTGGCATGCTTCCAGCATTGCAAGCGTCAGTTCCTGGATATCGAAAACGATAAAGAAGCCATCGGGATTGTCAACATAATCAACCGGCTCTATCAGGCGGAGCATAAGATCGAAGCGAAATGGAAGCCCGACAAAATCCTGAAATATAGACAGAAGTATGCCCCACCCATACTAGCCGAACTAAAAAACAAACTGTTGGAAATACAATCCAACCCATCTACCCTTCCCAAGAGTCCGCTCTCTAAGGCCACGAATTATACGCTCAACGAGTATGATTCCCTGTGCAATTACATTGTTAGTCCGGACTATGCTTTGGACAACAATGCTGTGGAACGATGTATGCGAAGTATATCTTTAAGCAGAAAGAACTCTCTTTTTTGTGGCTCTCACCAGGGAGCTAAGAGAACAGCATTGCTATACTCGCTGGCCATATCCTGCAAGCTCCATAGAATTAATACCTTCGAATACTTCACAGATATATTAAGTCGGTTGGCCTACATTAGCCCAACAGCTCCTGACCAAATATACCGAGATTTACTCCCTGACAAGTGGACTAAACTGTAA
- a CDS encoding ISAs1 family transposase, with the protein MTLLAFASSIEDYRFDRNKVHSAETIIYITLAAVICGAETWNEIEDFGRCKIDFFSRTIPSFNGIPSHDTFNRFFTVLDSTYFENQFREWVKCICGKYKGVVAIDGKTICGAYESEEAKLLRGTYLKPSSPQYKLHMVSAWAADNGISLGQIKTEEKSNEITAIPELLEALDIKECIITIDAMGCQKTIASKIIEKEADYVLAVKNNHKHLYRKIKHFFTIWRAEKPNRVSVYENTETGHGRLEKRTCIVCDNLYWLNANDYTQWAGLKTFVCVLTERTIPGENGPRKQKETRYYISSLVLDAELIANSVRKHWSVENNLHWQLDVSFNEDYGRKKNNAAVNFSLVSKTALSMLKHYESKSSIARKRKTAGWSDDVLQGILSVDKF; encoded by the coding sequence ATGACATTGCTTGCATTTGCTTCAAGTATTGAAGACTATCGTTTTGACAGGAATAAAGTTCATTCAGCCGAAACTATTATTTATATTACGTTAGCTGCCGTTATTTGTGGGGCCGAGACATGGAACGAAATAGAGGATTTCGGTCGGTGTAAAATTGATTTTTTCTCTCGCACTATTCCTTCTTTTAATGGAATACCCTCACATGATACTTTTAACCGATTTTTCACAGTATTGGATTCCACCTATTTTGAAAATCAATTCAGAGAATGGGTTAAGTGTATTTGTGGAAAGTATAAAGGAGTGGTTGCTATTGACGGCAAAACAATATGCGGAGCATATGAGTCTGAAGAGGCTAAATTGTTGCGAGGTACCTACCTAAAACCCTCGAGCCCCCAATACAAACTTCACATGGTAAGTGCCTGGGCCGCTGACAATGGAATAAGCCTTGGACAAATCAAAACAGAGGAAAAATCGAATGAAATTACCGCTATCCCCGAACTATTAGAGGCATTAGATATTAAAGAGTGTATAATCACTATTGATGCTATGGGATGTCAAAAGACTATAGCATCTAAAATAATAGAAAAAGAAGCAGATTACGTTTTGGCTGTTAAAAACAACCATAAGCATTTATATAGAAAAATCAAACATTTTTTCACCATTTGGAGAGCTGAGAAGCCTAACCGGGTAAGTGTTTACGAGAATACCGAGACTGGACATGGCCGTTTGGAAAAAAGAACTTGCATAGTCTGTGACAATCTATACTGGTTAAATGCTAACGATTACACCCAATGGGCTGGATTAAAAACATTTGTCTGTGTGCTTACGGAACGTACCATTCCCGGCGAAAATGGACCTCGTAAACAAAAAGAAACCAGATACTATATTTCTTCATTAGTTTTGGATGCTGAATTAATTGCTAATTCAGTCCGAAAACATTGGTCTGTTGAAAATAATTTACATTGGCAGTTGGATGTCTCGTTTAATGAAGATTACGGACGAAAGAAGAACAATGCCGCTGTAAACTTTTCTCTTGTCTCAAAAACAGCTTTATCTATGTTAAAGCACTATGAAAGCAAAAGTAGTATTGCTCGCAAAAGAAAAACAGCCGGATGGTCTGACGACGTTCTGCAAGGCATACTTTCTGTGGATAAATTTTAA
- a CDS encoding YkgJ family cysteine cluster protein — protein MEIDSLNERAKKVEKETKAFFKTVKKNRMRELDDMVHYLHEEVFEETDCLSCANCCRSLGPRITDRDIERIASAKRMKHHEVVSTYLRIDEDNDYVFKTMPCPFLEADNYCSIYEDRPKACREYPHTDRKKFFQIHSLTIKNAATCPAVFKLLERLKKEF, from the coding sequence ATGGAAATTGACTCATTGAACGAACGAGCCAAAAAGGTAGAAAAAGAGACAAAAGCATTTTTTAAAACCGTAAAGAAAAACAGGATGAGGGAACTGGACGATATGGTCCACTACCTGCATGAAGAAGTGTTTGAAGAAACAGACTGCTTGTCGTGTGCCAATTGTTGCCGCTCACTCGGACCACGCATTACCGACAGAGACATAGAGCGTATAGCTTCGGCTAAACGAATGAAACATCATGAAGTTGTTTCTACCTATTTGCGAATTGACGAGGACAACGATTACGTATTCAAAACCATGCCCTGCCCATTTCTGGAGGCCGACAATTACTGCAGCATTTACGAAGACCGTCCGAAAGCTTGCAGGGAATACCCTCATACCGACAGAAAAAAGTTTTTTCAAATACATTCACTAACTATTAAAAATGCAGCAACTTGCCCGGCTGTTTTTAAATTACTGGAAAGACTAAAAAAAGAGTTTTAG
- the tnpB gene encoding IS66 family insertion sequence element accessory protein TnpB (TnpB, as the term is used for proteins encoded by IS66 family insertion elements, is considered an accessory protein, since TnpC, encoded by a neighboring gene, is a DDE family transposase.), translated as MFALTESMNYYLCPHYVDMRKGIYSLYQLVKSDMKRNPLSGEVFLFLGRNRSLIKILHWENGGFVLYQKKLEQGTFEVPRFNPSSNEFEMKWKTFVLIMEGVSVRSAKYRRRFKY; from the coding sequence ATGTTTGCACTTACAGAATCCATGAACTATTATCTATGTCCGCATTATGTGGATATGCGCAAAGGTATCTATTCCTTGTACCAGTTGGTAAAATCAGATATGAAACGTAATCCTTTGTCCGGAGAGGTTTTTCTCTTCCTTGGCAGGAACCGGTCGTTAATTAAGATCCTTCATTGGGAAAACGGAGGATTTGTTTTGTATCAGAAAAAACTGGAACAGGGCACCTTTGAAGTTCCCCGGTTTAACCCTTCAAGCAATGAATTTGAGATGAAATGGAAGACTTTTGTTTTGATAATGGAGGGCGTCTCTGTTCGTTCGGCAAAGTACAGGAGAAGGTTTAAGTATTGA
- the lpxK gene encoding tetraacyldisaccharide 4'-kinase has translation MPTDNTRKLNHFLSPLSFLYGLGVRLRNQLFDWGLLPSEQFPVPVICIGNLAVGGTGKTPHTEYLIRLLQGTYKVAVLSRGYKRETKGYILADENSTSQQIGDEPFQMKRKFPSLTVAVDADRRRGIRALLSLPEQDCPEVILLDDAYQHRYVTPSFSILLTAYDRLFRWDKLLPVGLLREPISGKRRADIVVVTKCKSELKPIECRIIEEDMHLVAHQQVFFTDVRYDELTPVFPAEGGSLHLADIRSGDAILVLSGIAAPAGFVKEIKKYPGRVTFLQFPDHHEFTTQDIKKIQDSYNKLNANRKHIIVTEKDAARLMNNNLVPDEWKKYLYYLPIRIKFDLDREAEFDEIILKHIITFYRNNILR, from the coding sequence ATGCCAACAGACAACACAAGAAAACTCAATCATTTTTTATCCCCTTTATCCTTTTTATATGGATTAGGAGTAAGATTAAGAAACCAACTATTTGACTGGGGATTGTTACCATCGGAACAATTCCCGGTCCCGGTTATATGTATCGGAAACCTTGCAGTGGGTGGAACGGGTAAAACTCCCCATACGGAGTATCTCATCCGTCTTCTTCAGGGAACATACAAAGTCGCGGTATTGAGCCGGGGATATAAACGAGAAACCAAAGGATACATTTTGGCAGACGAAAACAGTACAAGTCAGCAGATCGGAGACGAACCTTTCCAAATGAAACGGAAGTTTCCCTCCCTCACTGTTGCAGTAGATGCCGACCGCCGAAGAGGTATTCGTGCACTTCTTTCACTCCCTGAACAAGACTGTCCCGAAGTTATTTTACTTGACGATGCCTACCAACACCGGTATGTTACTCCGTCGTTCAGTATTCTGCTTACAGCTTACGACCGTCTCTTCCGCTGGGACAAGCTGCTTCCTGTAGGCTTACTCAGGGAACCCATATCCGGCAAACGAAGAGCCGATATTGTGGTTGTAACCAAATGTAAAAGCGAACTAAAACCTATAGAATGCAGAATTATTGAAGAAGACATGCATCTTGTTGCACATCAGCAGGTTTTCTTTACCGATGTGCGATACGACGAACTTACACCCGTATTTCCTGCAGAAGGAGGTTCGTTGCATCTGGCTGATATCCGGTCGGGCGATGCCATCCTCGTGTTATCCGGAATCGCGGCACCGGCAGGATTTGTAAAGGAAATCAAAAAGTATCCCGGACGGGTAACTTTTTTACAGTTCCCCGATCATCATGAATTCACGACGCAAGACATTAAGAAAATTCAGGATAGCTACAACAAACTAAACGCGAATAGAAAACATATAATCGTAACCGAAAAAGATGCTGCAAGGCTGATGAACAACAACCTTGTGCCAGACGAATGGAAAAAGTATCTTTATTACCTGCCAATCCGTATTAAATTTGATCTGGACAGGGAAGCAGAGTTTGATGAAATTATACTTAAACATATCATTACATTTTACAGAAACAATATTTTACGTTAA
- a CDS encoding DUF4922 domain-containing protein produces MKPNFGISSAQVNELLCKQFATWSLVSANYQALETVKSKSYSFEDFTLKVQFNPFRKNTPNSPCPLCANNLSVKQERVPFGRDYIVLCNPYPIFPSHFTIPARIHSPQRILSRFGDLLELSRKLDKFTLFYNGPFCGTSAPDHAHFQVGTKGIMPFDNEIDSLIKHKGELILSEPTASLYGLYGVARNSLIIKARTLTAARKLFGLIYQSLPEKEGDPEPKMNILCQYTDGTWTVSIFPRSEQCPGLYDTADSNQRLLKPGAVQMGGLFITSSEEDYDKATPSLLLDIYRQICLPDDSFRDLCRHIQQLYSK; encoded by the coding sequence ATGAAACCTAATTTCGGAATCAGTTCTGCCCAGGTAAACGAATTGTTATGTAAGCAATTTGCAACCTGGTCTTTGGTCTCCGCCAATTACCAGGCATTGGAGACAGTAAAAAGCAAATCATATTCTTTCGAAGATTTCACATTAAAAGTTCAGTTTAATCCTTTCAGAAAGAACACCCCAAATTCGCCCTGTCCTTTATGTGCGAACAATTTGTCGGTCAAACAAGAACGGGTGCCATTCGGGAGAGACTATATTGTCTTATGTAACCCTTATCCTATTTTTCCAAGCCATTTTACCATTCCAGCCAGGATACATTCTCCTCAGCGGATTCTGTCACGATTCGGAGATTTGCTTGAGTTAAGCAGAAAGCTGGATAAATTCACCTTATTCTATAACGGACCCTTTTGCGGGACATCGGCTCCGGATCACGCGCACTTTCAGGTCGGCACCAAGGGGATCATGCCTTTCGATAACGAAATCGATTCGCTTATTAAGCACAAAGGAGAGCTTATTTTATCCGAACCAACCGCCTCTCTTTACGGATTATACGGCGTTGCACGAAACAGTCTGATAATAAAAGCACGGACGCTTACCGCAGCCAGGAAACTATTCGGCCTTATTTATCAGTCGTTGCCCGAAAAAGAGGGTGACCCGGAGCCAAAAATGAACATCCTTTGTCAATATACGGATGGAACGTGGACTGTATCTATTTTTCCCCGGTCAGAACAATGCCCGGGGTTATACGATACGGCAGACAGCAACCAACGGCTATTAAAGCCGGGGGCTGTGCAAATGGGTGGTCTGTTTATTACCTCGAGCGAAGAAGATTATGACAAAGCGACACCATCCCTTCTCCTGGATATCTACAGACAAATTTGTCTTCCAGATGATTCATTCAGGGACCTATGCCGACACATACAACAGCTTTACAGCAAATAA
- the sppA gene encoding signal peptide peptidase SppA gives MKQFFKMMFASALGVFIAAGLLVTCLIFLLIGVSASMSEPTSYSPSSNTVLKISLNGTLSDQTVENPFAMIFGEDEETLSLKDILKAIKEAKKSDKIKGIYLEAGSLSAGSSSIDAIRRALIDFKESKKFVVAYGDSYTQGCYYLCSVADKVFVNPQGLLMLTGMSSQTMFYKGLLNKLGVEMLIFKVGTYKGAVEPFMLDKLSDANREQISSYMNGIWNNVTKDIATSRKITVDDINLFANQGYAAELPGKAKECGLIDDLKYKPEAEAYVKELAGQTDDKFKTVGVDKVKNIKSSEPKSKNKIAVLYAEGEITETESNTYDMDKTITEKVAEELIKLKDDESVKAVVLRVNSRGGSAFTSEQIWKQVLELKKVKPIVVSMGDVAASGGYYISCAASKIVAERNTLTGSIGIFGMFPNLTGLFNKLALTTDVVKTNTYADLGDASRPMREDEKALIQARINAGYDTFITRCADGRGVSKAAIDSIGQGRVWTGEQALDRGLVDELGGIEKAITVAAKLAKLKDYKLTEVSGSKDFFKDLLEKELDEVKVNMVKQVLGDEYEYVKALHLIKSAPAIQTRLPYDVQPL, from the coding sequence ATGAAACAATTCTTTAAAATGATGTTTGCTTCGGCATTAGGTGTATTCATCGCCGCCGGATTACTTGTTACCTGTTTGATTTTTCTGCTGATAGGTGTTTCTGCCAGCATGAGCGAACCAACGTCTTACTCTCCGTCTTCCAACACCGTTCTGAAGATAAGCCTCAACGGAACGTTAAGTGATCAGACTGTCGAAAATCCTTTTGCCATGATTTTTGGAGAAGATGAAGAAACATTATCTCTTAAAGATATTCTAAAAGCCATTAAGGAAGCTAAAAAATCGGATAAAATTAAAGGAATTTACCTGGAAGCAGGCTCACTTTCAGCAGGTTCATCAAGCATTGATGCTATACGCCGTGCGTTGATTGACTTTAAGGAAAGTAAAAAATTCGTTGTTGCTTACGGCGACAGTTATACTCAGGGCTGCTATTATCTTTGCAGCGTGGCCGATAAAGTATTTGTTAATCCACAGGGACTGCTTATGTTAACCGGAATGTCCTCGCAAACCATGTTTTATAAGGGTTTGTTGAATAAACTGGGTGTAGAGATGCTTATTTTCAAAGTAGGTACATACAAAGGAGCTGTCGAACCTTTTATGCTTGACAAGTTAAGCGATGCCAACCGCGAACAGATTAGTTCGTATATGAACGGCATCTGGAATAATGTAACAAAAGACATTGCGACTTCAAGAAAAATTACGGTCGACGATATAAATCTATTTGCCAACCAGGGTTACGCGGCCGAACTTCCGGGCAAAGCCAAAGAATGCGGTTTGATTGATGATTTAAAATATAAACCGGAAGCCGAAGCCTATGTAAAAGAGCTTGCAGGGCAGACCGACGACAAATTCAAGACTGTTGGTGTTGATAAAGTAAAGAACATTAAATCGTCCGAACCTAAAAGCAAAAATAAAATTGCAGTGTTGTATGCCGAAGGTGAAATTACCGAAACGGAAAGCAACACCTATGATATGGACAAAACGATTACTGAAAAAGTAGCCGAAGAGCTGATTAAGCTGAAAGACGATGAGTCTGTAAAGGCAGTTGTTTTACGTGTTAATTCACGGGGAGGAAGCGCTTTCACTTCAGAACAGATCTGGAAACAGGTGCTGGAACTAAAGAAAGTGAAACCAATCGTTGTATCCATGGGAGATGTAGCTGCATCGGGGGGATATTATATTTCGTGTGCCGCCAGCAAAATTGTTGCCGAACGCAATACGCTTACAGGCTCAATCGGTATTTTTGGTATGTTCCCCAATTTAACCGGTTTATTCAATAAACTAGCTCTTACAACCGATGTTGTAAAAACAAACACCTATGCCGACTTAGGCGATGCAAGCCGTCCGATGCGTGAAGACGAAAAAGCATTGATCCAGGCGCGCATCAATGCCGGATACGATACATTTATCACCCGCTGTGCCGATGGCCGCGGAGTAAGTAAAGCCGCCATCGACTCGATTGGCCAGGGTCGTGTTTGGACAGGCGAACAAGCATTGGACAGAGGACTTGTAGATGAACTGGGAGGAATAGAGAAAGCCATTACTGTGGCTGCCAAACTAGCCAAACTTAAAGATTATAAGCTAACCGAAGTATCGGGAAGTAAAGATTTCTTCAAAGATTTATTGGAAAAAGAACTAGATGAAGTAAAAGTAAATATGGTGAAACAAGTATTGGGAGATGAATATGAGTACGTAAAAGCACTCCATTTAATCAAATCGGCTCCGGCTATTCAGACGAGACTGCCCTACGATGTGCAACCATTATAA